In Opitutaceae bacterium TAV5, one genomic interval encodes:
- a CDS encoding Rrf2 family transcriptional regulator — MKLSVKVDYACRVLAQLARFHGGDELAHIEQLARVEAVPANYLVQILSELRNGGLITSKRGKQGGYALARPPKEISLYDILRLIEGEVLEVSATGEGQSGRKVRHAWSEVRDELEEFCKERTLDQLVSRGGDDMYYI; from the coding sequence ATGAAACTCTCCGTCAAAGTCGATTATGCCTGTCGAGTCCTTGCCCAGCTCGCCCGTTTCCACGGCGGCGATGAACTGGCCCATATCGAGCAGCTGGCCCGCGTCGAGGCGGTGCCGGCCAATTATCTGGTGCAGATCCTGAGCGAACTTCGCAACGGGGGCCTGATCACCAGCAAACGCGGCAAACAGGGCGGTTATGCGCTGGCCCGTCCTCCGAAAGAGATCTCGCTTTACGACATCCTGCGGCTGATCGAGGGCGAGGTGCTGGAGGTGAGCGCCACCGGCGAGGGGCAGTCGGGGCGCAAGGTGCGGCATGCCTGGAGCGAGGTACGCGACGAACTCGAGGAGTTTTGCAAGGAACGCACCCTGGACCAACTCGTGTCCCGCGGCGGCGACGACATGTATTATATCTAG
- a CDS encoding DNA gyrase subunit B has translation MPNHSDPQNADAQPPAPHNHGGDYNASQIEKLEGLEGVRKRPDMYIGDTNERGLHHCVFEVVDNSIDEALAGYATAVKVAIHLDGSCSVEDDGRGIPVDIHEKYQIPALELVLTNLHAGGKFGKGAYQVSGGLHGVGAKCVNAVSEWFVAEVRRNGKVYQMRFAQGLTTQKMTIVGETKSTGTKITFKPDPEIFLTTREFVYEILAKRLRELAFLNPGVRIELSDERAQKSDTFYFKDGITEFVKYLNQNKVILHDKPITFSDSVANESDPSKPPITVDVSMQYNDSYNEQIYAYANSIYNIEGGTHLSGFRSALTRVINAFAKANNLLKEKDPPITGDDCREGLTAVISVKVPEPRFEGQTKTKLSNGEVDGIVQKIVGEKLKFVFEATPSIAKRVIDKCLNAARAREAARKARETVRKGALSGGGLPGKLADCSERDPSLCEVYIVEGDSAGGSAKQGRDRRFQAILPLRGKVLNVEKARIDKVLGNEEIRTMITAFGTGIGEGDDSVGGFNIGKARYHKIIIMTDADVDGSHIRTLLLTFIYRQMRGLIENGYVYIAQPPLYKIKRKKREQYVDNDDQMNRILLELGSEDVTLTRLRDSLTFNEEQIDQIVENLSALEKLGGGVTRYGASLADYLDRHDKETQDLPRYIARIREGNNESHEFLRDEAARAAFVLANGLDAALSEGNGADSANGATPPSAAPDGSVDALTVPAPAPFSGGGGRPAYGVKRITIHEIFEATEMSKILRAIARVGLDINQFSATAESRYELAENIGQKNEVRTPLNSPLDIVAQIRANGRKGLSIQRYKGLGEMNPKQLFETTMDPEKRRLLKVNIADAAKADALFTLLMGDEVPPRRQFIEDNALNVQFLDA, from the coding sequence ATGCCCAACCATTCCGATCCGCAAAACGCCGATGCCCAGCCGCCTGCCCCGCATAACCACGGCGGCGATTACAACGCTTCCCAGATCGAAAAGCTCGAAGGTCTCGAAGGCGTGCGCAAGCGCCCCGACATGTACATCGGCGACACCAACGAGCGCGGCCTGCACCACTGCGTGTTCGAGGTCGTCGACAACTCCATCGACGAGGCGCTCGCCGGCTACGCCACCGCGGTCAAGGTCGCCATCCATCTCGACGGCTCCTGCTCGGTCGAGGACGACGGCCGCGGCATCCCGGTCGATATCCACGAGAAGTACCAGATCCCCGCGCTCGAGCTCGTGCTCACCAATCTCCACGCCGGCGGCAAATTCGGCAAAGGCGCCTATCAGGTCTCCGGCGGCCTCCATGGCGTCGGCGCCAAGTGCGTCAACGCCGTCTCCGAGTGGTTCGTCGCCGAGGTGCGCCGCAACGGCAAGGTCTACCAGATGCGTTTCGCCCAGGGCCTCACCACGCAAAAGATGACCATCGTCGGCGAGACGAAAAGCACCGGCACCAAGATCACCTTCAAGCCCGACCCCGAAATCTTTCTCACCACCCGCGAGTTCGTTTACGAAATCCTCGCCAAGCGGCTCCGCGAACTCGCCTTCCTCAATCCCGGCGTGCGCATCGAGCTTTCCGACGAGCGTGCCCAGAAATCGGATACATTTTATTTCAAGGACGGCATCACCGAATTCGTCAAGTACCTCAACCAGAACAAGGTCATCCTCCACGACAAACCCATCACCTTCTCCGACTCCGTCGCCAACGAAAGCGACCCGTCCAAGCCGCCGATCACCGTGGATGTGTCGATGCAGTACAACGACAGCTACAACGAGCAGATCTACGCCTACGCCAACTCCATCTACAACATCGAGGGCGGCACCCACCTCTCCGGCTTCCGCAGCGCGCTCACCCGCGTCATCAACGCCTTCGCCAAGGCCAACAACCTTTTGAAGGAAAAAGACCCGCCCATCACCGGCGACGACTGCCGCGAGGGTCTCACCGCCGTCATCTCCGTCAAAGTCCCCGAACCCCGCTTCGAGGGCCAGACCAAGACCAAACTCTCCAACGGCGAGGTCGACGGCATCGTGCAAAAAATCGTCGGCGAGAAACTGAAGTTCGTCTTCGAGGCCACGCCCTCCATCGCCAAGCGCGTCATCGACAAGTGTCTCAATGCCGCGCGCGCCCGCGAGGCCGCGCGCAAGGCCCGCGAGACCGTCCGCAAGGGCGCCCTCTCCGGCGGCGGCCTCCCCGGCAAGCTCGCCGACTGCTCCGAGCGCGATCCCTCGCTCTGCGAAGTCTACATCGTCGAGGGCGACTCCGCCGGCGGCTCCGCCAAGCAGGGCCGCGACCGCCGCTTCCAGGCCATCCTCCCGCTCCGCGGCAAGGTCCTCAACGTCGAAAAAGCCCGTATCGACAAGGTGCTCGGCAACGAGGAAATCCGCACCATGATCACCGCCTTCGGCACCGGCATCGGCGAAGGCGACGACAGCGTCGGCGGCTTCAACATCGGCAAGGCCCGCTATCACAAGATCATCATCATGACCGACGCCGACGTGGACGGCTCGCACATCCGCACCCTGCTGCTCACGTTCATCTACCGCCAGATGCGCGGCCTCATCGAGAACGGCTACGTCTACATCGCCCAGCCTCCGCTCTACAAGATCAAGCGGAAGAAGCGTGAACAGTACGTCGACAACGACGACCAGATGAACCGCATCCTCCTCGAACTCGGCTCCGAGGACGTCACCCTCACCCGCCTGCGCGACAGCCTCACCTTCAACGAGGAGCAGATCGACCAGATCGTCGAAAACCTCTCCGCGCTCGAAAAACTCGGCGGCGGCGTCACCCGCTACGGCGCCTCGCTCGCCGACTACCTCGACCGCCACGACAAGGAGACGCAGGATCTTCCCCGCTACATCGCCCGCATCCGCGAAGGCAACAACGAGAGCCACGAATTCCTCCGCGACGAGGCCGCCCGCGCCGCCTTCGTTCTCGCCAACGGCCTCGATGCCGCCCTCTCCGAGGGCAACGGAGCCGACTCCGCCAATGGCGCCACGCCGCCCTCCGCCGCACCCGACGGCTCCGTGGATGCCCTCACGGTGCCGGCGCCCGCTCCTTTCTCCGGCGGCGGCGGCCGTCCCGCCTACGGCGTGAAGCGTATCACGATCCACGAGATTTTCGAGGCCACCGAAATGTCGAAAATCCTCCGCGCCATCGCCCGCGTCGGCCTCGACATCAACCAGTTCAGCGCCACCGCCGAATCCCGTTACGAACTCGCCGAAAACATCGGCCAGAAAAACGAGGTCCGCACGCCGCTCAACAGCCCGCTCGATATCGTCGCCCAGATCCGCGCCAACGGCCGCAAGGGCCTCAGCATCCAGCGTTACAAGGGTCTCGGTGAAATGAACCCCAAACAACTCTTCGAAACCACGATGGACCCGGAAAAGCGCCGTCTGCTCAAGGTCAACATCGCCGACGCCGCCAAGGCCGACGCGCTGTTCACCCTGCTGATGGGCGACGAAGTCCCGCCCCGCCGCCAGTTCATCGAGGACAACGCTCTCAACGTGCAATTCCTCGACGCATAA
- a CDS encoding AbrB family transcriptional regulator, producing the protein MPVTLSSKYQVVVPETVRKAHDFKPGMKFEFIDDGATIRFVPVRGLKTLRGFLKGRLKSSDVEREETDRPL; encoded by the coding sequence ATGCCTGTCACACTCTCATCAAAATACCAAGTGGTTGTTCCCGAAACAGTACGCAAAGCCCACGATTTCAAGCCCGGCATGAAATTCGAGTTCATTGACGATGGCGCCACCATCCGGTTTGTGCCTGTGCGCGGCCTCAAGACCCTGCGAGGATTCCTCAAAGGCCGCCTGAAAAGCTCCGATGTTGAACGCGAAGAAACAGACCGTCCTCTGTGA
- a CDS encoding twitching motility protein PilT: protein MNLVDSSALIEYFMDTPLGARFATAIEQRDKLIVPTIVIYEVTKRIRTQLGKDTSDTVLAELLATNVVALDAKLACSASRISTDHKLAMADAIIYATARHYDATLWTQDEHFNGLPGVRYFPKTST, encoded by the coding sequence GTGAACCTGGTCGATTCCTCTGCCCTGATCGAATACTTCATGGACACCCCGCTCGGGGCGCGCTTTGCCACCGCCATCGAACAACGGGACAAACTCATCGTGCCCACCATCGTGATCTACGAAGTCACCAAACGAATACGCACCCAACTGGGTAAGGACACCTCCGACACCGTGCTTGCCGAACTGCTTGCCACCAACGTCGTGGCCCTCGATGCCAAACTCGCCTGCTCCGCCTCGCGCATCAGCACCGACCACAAACTCGCCATGGCCGATGCCATCATCTACGCCACCGCCCGGCATTACGACGCCACCCTCTGGACCCAGGACGAACACTTCAACGGCCTCCCCGGCGTCCGCTACTTTCCCAAAACCTCCACCTGA
- a CDS encoding DNA gyrase subunit A (negatively supercoils closed circular double-stranded DNA), with protein MYTANEKLSTANITDIMQTAYIDYSMSVIVSRALPDARDGLKPVQRRILYAMLREGLYHNRAFTKCAGVVGEVLKNYHPHGDSSVYDTLVRLAQPWVVRYLLIDPQGNFGSVDGDPPAAYRYTECRLRDIAESLLADIEEDTVDFAPNYNESTTEPTVLPSALPNLLMNGSTGIAVGMATNIPPHNLHELIAASVAVLDNPATSLDELCQIIQGPDFPTGGVIAGRGGIDSYLRTGKGIVRMRGRAHTEENKTGEQIVITEIPYNVNRSTLVARIAELVSDKQLEGIRDVRDESDENTRIVIELKRGEQSSPILNQLFQKTALESSFGVTLLALDQKRPKQMNIRELLDCYIDHRRDVVTRRTRYRLKQAEDRAHILEGYKIALDNLDDFVRIIRASASRAEAKEKLMAKYPLSERQTDAILELRLYQLTGLERDKIEAEYLELLKKIEELKIILENDWRLREVIKEELLAMKEKYGDARRTEIIGALGDFRMEDVIPNEGCVITVSHLGFIKRTPVADYRSQKRGGKGIIGTETYEEDFVEHLFTASTHDYIMFVTSSGQCLAKKVYDVPEGARTTKGKSVSSFLRLREGEKIAAMLCFQEFVEDRYLVMATKRGIVKKTPLSDYLGTTRNHEGGLIGINLAEGDTVIGTVLTTGSDEIILVSHQGLAVRFRERDPETGEILFRPTGRATGGVTGMRFKLDNDQLDVIEVVDHSAKFLVASEAGLGVRTRFEDYRLINRGGRGVWAITLPEDNSINIAGALSVKDEDEIMLLTAKGQSVRCPVRDIREVNRGGKGVKLLTLAEGDKLLSIAKVVETEEEQEAAAAAAETAAAEAASSGEATDAAADTPPSDEPPAQE; from the coding sequence ATGTACACCGCCAACGAAAAACTCTCCACGGCCAACATCACCGACATCATGCAGACGGCCTACATCGACTACTCGATGTCGGTCATCGTCTCGCGTGCCCTGCCCGATGCCCGCGACGGCCTCAAACCCGTCCAGCGCCGCATCCTCTACGCCATGCTCCGTGAAGGCCTCTACCACAACCGCGCCTTCACCAAGTGCGCCGGTGTCGTCGGCGAAGTGCTGAAAAACTACCACCCCCACGGCGACTCGTCCGTTTACGACACCCTCGTCCGCCTCGCCCAGCCCTGGGTCGTCCGCTACCTCCTCATCGACCCGCAAGGCAACTTCGGCTCCGTCGACGGCGACCCGCCCGCCGCCTACCGTTACACCGAGTGCCGCCTCCGCGACATCGCCGAATCCCTCCTCGCCGACATCGAGGAAGACACCGTGGACTTCGCCCCCAACTACAACGAATCCACCACCGAGCCCACCGTCCTCCCCTCCGCCCTGCCCAACCTGTTGATGAACGGCTCCACCGGCATCGCCGTCGGCATGGCCACCAACATCCCCCCGCACAACCTCCACGAACTCATCGCCGCCTCCGTCGCCGTCCTCGACAACCCGGCCACCTCCCTCGACGAACTCTGCCAGATCATCCAGGGCCCCGACTTCCCCACCGGCGGCGTCATCGCCGGCCGCGGCGGCATCGACTCCTACCTGCGCACCGGCAAGGGCATCGTCCGCATGCGCGGCCGCGCCCACACCGAGGAAAACAAGACCGGCGAGCAGATCGTCATCACCGAGATCCCCTACAACGTCAACCGCTCCACCCTCGTCGCCCGCATCGCCGAACTCGTCTCCGACAAACAGCTCGAAGGCATCCGCGACGTCCGCGACGAATCCGACGAGAACACTCGCATCGTCATCGAACTGAAACGCGGAGAACAATCCTCGCCCATCCTCAACCAGCTCTTCCAGAAAACCGCCCTCGAATCCTCCTTCGGCGTCACCCTGCTCGCGCTCGACCAGAAGCGGCCCAAGCAGATGAACATCCGCGAGCTGCTCGACTGCTACATCGACCACCGCCGCGACGTCGTCACCCGCCGCACCCGCTACCGCCTCAAACAGGCCGAAGACCGCGCCCACATCCTCGAAGGCTACAAGATCGCCCTCGACAACCTCGACGACTTCGTCCGCATCATCCGCGCCTCCGCCTCCCGCGCCGAGGCCAAGGAAAAACTCATGGCCAAGTACCCGCTCTCCGAGCGCCAGACCGACGCCATCCTCGAACTCCGCCTCTACCAGCTCACCGGCCTCGAACGCGACAAGATCGAAGCCGAGTACCTCGAACTCCTCAAAAAAATCGAGGAGCTCAAGATCATCCTCGAAAACGACTGGCGCCTGCGCGAGGTCATCAAGGAAGAACTCCTCGCCATGAAGGAAAAATACGGCGACGCCCGCCGCACCGAGATCATCGGCGCGCTCGGCGATTTCCGCATGGAGGACGTCATCCCCAACGAAGGCTGCGTCATCACCGTCTCCCACCTCGGCTTCATCAAGCGCACCCCCGTCGCCGACTACCGCTCCCAGAAACGCGGCGGCAAGGGCATCATCGGCACCGAGACCTACGAGGAAGATTTTGTGGAGCACCTCTTCACCGCCTCCACGCACGACTACATCATGTTCGTGACCAGTTCCGGCCAGTGCCTGGCCAAGAAGGTTTATGACGTGCCCGAAGGCGCGCGCACCACAAAGGGCAAGTCCGTATCCAGTTTCCTGCGACTGCGCGAAGGCGAGAAAATCGCCGCCATGCTCTGCTTCCAGGAATTTGTCGAAGACCGCTACCTCGTCATGGCCACCAAACGCGGGATTGTGAAGAAGACGCCGCTCTCCGACTACCTCGGCACCACGCGCAACCACGAAGGCGGCCTCATCGGCATCAACCTCGCCGAGGGCGACACGGTCATCGGCACGGTCCTCACGACGGGCAGCGACGAGATCATCCTCGTCTCGCACCAGGGCCTCGCCGTCCGCTTCCGCGAGCGCGATCCCGAGACCGGTGAAATCCTCTTCCGCCCCACCGGCCGCGCCACCGGCGGCGTCACCGGCATGCGCTTCAAGCTCGATAACGACCAGCTCGATGTCATCGAGGTCGTTGACCACTCGGCCAAATTCCTTGTCGCCAGCGAAGCCGGCCTCGGCGTGCGCACGCGCTTCGAGGACTACCGCCTCATCAACCGCGGCGGCCGCGGCGTCTGGGCGATCACCCTGCCCGAGGACAACTCGATCAACATCGCAGGAGCGCTCAGCGTGAAGGACGAGGACGAGATCATGCTCCTCACCGCCAAGGGCCAGAGCGTGCGCTGCCCGGTCCGCGACATCCGCGAAGTCAACCGCGGCGGCAAGGGCGTGAAACTCCTCACGCTCGCCGAGGGCGACAAGCTCCTCAGCATCGCCAAGGTCGTCGAGACCGAGGAAGAGCAGGAAGCCGCCGCCGCTGCCGCCGAAACGGCCGCCGCCGAAGCCGCATCCTCCGGTGAAGCCACCGACGCCGCCGCCGATACTCCTCCCTCCGACGAACCGCCTGCGCAGGAATAA
- a CDS encoding alpha-galactosidase (catalyses the hydrolysis of  terminal non-reducing alpha-D-galactose residues in alpha-D-galactosides) — translation MPKITLIGAGSVVFAKNLISDILQFPELSDTTLALMDIDPARLETARVMTERVIRKLGVKARVEATSDRRKAIAGANYVICTIQVGGYKPGTVIDFEIPHKYGLLQTIGDTLGVGGVFRGLRTIPRILEIARDIADVGAPGCTFLNYTNPMAMLCMAVDHAVGVPTVGLCHSVQGTSQQLAGYAGLDFDHVTYRVAGINHMAFFLDYKYRGQDAYPFLFKLLDDPAFTQDKVRFEMMRRLGYFVTESSEHQSEYNPHFIHHGKEVIKKFDIPIDEYLRRCESIIATWKKAEAELIGADGDIVVNPQTHEYGSFIIHSMETNTPRVIYGNVPNRNLITNLPHRCCVELPVLVDAQGLQPTYIGDLPPQLAAICRTNINVQELTVAAALTGKREHIYHAVMTDPHAAATLPLDKIWAMCDDLIEAHQKAGLLGEYAPVISNTGRTRAGTGDKVLVSLEPVKTLTALDAATPVEFVLTATNQGDKPFSGPLAIESDPVAVTLGGSGSAAGGNTLALPVGPGKTVSKRIKLRPAASVAKGPFTVRVTSSDPRVLGHDYVFKERRLVSAAATKTGAPVEVRFMDNKLLSAQLKLNGTVLELAGRVLDTAVKIDEGSPWTASAIELFVNSEHGSRLRQFFLLPREKGITVLNRERQPFGKKTATAAFKVKIDKGGYDFTLRLDLAAPGVEVLETGKPGAFFLDLIVAAGALGDAHSSCRVGWNRKLNSSATSAHYAFVIP, via the coding sequence ATGCCTAAAATCACCCTTATCGGCGCCGGCTCGGTCGTGTTCGCCAAGAACCTGATCTCCGACATCCTCCAGTTTCCCGAATTGAGCGACACCACCCTCGCGCTCATGGACATTGATCCGGCCCGCCTCGAGACCGCCCGCGTCATGACCGAACGCGTCATCCGCAAACTCGGCGTCAAGGCCCGCGTCGAGGCCACCTCCGACCGCCGCAAGGCCATCGCCGGCGCGAACTACGTCATCTGCACCATCCAGGTCGGCGGCTACAAGCCCGGCACGGTCATTGATTTTGAAATACCGCACAAGTACGGCCTCCTCCAGACCATCGGCGACACCCTCGGCGTCGGCGGCGTTTTCCGCGGCCTGCGCACCATCCCCCGGATCCTCGAAATCGCGCGCGACATCGCCGACGTCGGTGCTCCCGGTTGCACCTTTCTCAACTACACCAACCCGATGGCGATGCTCTGCATGGCCGTCGATCACGCCGTCGGCGTCCCGACGGTCGGCCTTTGCCACAGCGTGCAGGGCACCAGCCAGCAACTCGCCGGCTACGCGGGGCTCGATTTCGACCACGTCACTTACCGCGTGGCCGGCATCAACCACATGGCGTTTTTCCTCGACTACAAATACCGTGGTCAGGACGCCTATCCGTTCCTTTTCAAACTCCTCGACGACCCCGCCTTCACGCAGGACAAGGTCCGTTTCGAGATGATGCGCCGCCTCGGCTACTTCGTCACCGAATCCTCCGAACACCAGAGCGAGTACAACCCCCACTTCATCCACCACGGCAAGGAGGTCATCAAAAAATTCGACATCCCCATCGACGAGTACCTGCGCCGCTGCGAATCCATCATCGCCACCTGGAAAAAAGCCGAGGCCGAGCTTATCGGCGCCGACGGCGACATCGTCGTCAATCCGCAGACGCACGAATACGGCAGCTTCATCATCCACTCGATGGAGACCAACACCCCGCGCGTCATCTACGGCAACGTCCCCAACCGGAATCTCATCACCAATCTCCCCCACCGCTGCTGCGTCGAGCTTCCGGTGCTCGTCGATGCGCAGGGCCTGCAACCCACGTACATCGGCGACCTCCCGCCGCAACTCGCCGCCATCTGCCGCACCAACATCAACGTGCAGGAGCTCACCGTCGCCGCCGCCCTCACCGGCAAGCGCGAGCACATCTACCATGCCGTGATGACCGACCCGCACGCCGCCGCCACCCTGCCGCTCGACAAGATCTGGGCCATGTGCGACGACCTCATCGAAGCCCACCAGAAAGCCGGCCTCCTCGGCGAGTACGCTCCCGTGATCAGCAACACCGGCCGCACCCGCGCCGGCACCGGCGACAAGGTCCTCGTCTCCCTGGAACCCGTCAAAACGCTCACCGCTCTCGACGCCGCCACACCGGTCGAATTTGTCCTGACCGCCACCAATCAGGGAGACAAACCCTTCAGCGGCCCGCTCGCCATCGAATCCGATCCCGTTGCCGTCACGCTCGGCGGCTCCGGCTCCGCTGCCGGCGGCAACACGCTCGCCCTCCCCGTCGGCCCCGGCAAGACCGTCAGCAAACGGATAAAACTCCGGCCCGCCGCCTCCGTTGCCAAAGGCCCCTTCACCGTGCGCGTCACGTCCTCCGATCCGCGCGTGCTCGGTCACGACTACGTCTTCAAGGAACGCCGCCTCGTCAGCGCCGCCGCCACCAAAACCGGCGCGCCCGTCGAGGTGCGTTTCATGGACAACAAACTCCTCTCCGCGCAACTGAAGCTCAACGGCACCGTGCTCGAACTCGCGGGCCGCGTCCTCGACACCGCGGTCAAGATCGACGAAGGCAGCCCTTGGACCGCGTCCGCCATCGAGCTCTTTGTGAACAGCGAACACGGCAGCCGGCTGCGCCAGTTTTTCCTGCTCCCGCGCGAAAAGGGAATCACGGTGCTCAACCGCGAACGCCAGCCGTTTGGCAAGAAAACCGCCACTGCGGCTTTCAAGGTGAAAATCGACAAGGGAGGTTATGATTTCACGCTCCGGCTCGATCTCGCCGCCCCGGGCGTGGAGGTGCTGGAGACCGGGAAGCCCGGCGCGTTTTTCCTCGACCTGATCGTGGCGGCCGGCGCGCTCGGCGACGCCCACAGCTCCTGCCGCGTCGGCTGGAACCGCAAACTCAACAGCTCCGCCACCTCGGCGCACTACGCCTTCGTCATCCCGTAG
- a CDS encoding external DNA catabolism protein translates to MNYRHQFHAGNFADVFKHAALVQLVRFLQRKEKGFLYLDTHAGRGSYDLAAAARGDSLARQPEWPDGIGRLLAAPSGPADPASPRPRPAASAGHAAPAAPTPLADYIELVRSLADTDASAPAASSPSPAAPLRMYPGSPRIVQALLRPQDRMTLCEKEPGEAAALQAEFRHLPRVSVQALDGYTGIRAHLPPPERRALVLIDPPYEAQDELQKVAAALREGVRRLPGGVFAVWYPLTGRAGTEAFFTDLARASSPPLFAVELTVAGDPEAAAAGLSLRGCGLAVLNPPWGIAPVLESLAVDLARLLARHPGGRGTLNWIVPEA, encoded by the coding sequence GTGAATTACCGCCACCAGTTCCACGCCGGCAACTTTGCCGACGTTTTCAAGCATGCTGCGCTCGTGCAACTCGTCCGGTTTCTCCAGCGCAAGGAGAAGGGTTTTCTGTACCTCGACACCCACGCCGGCCGCGGCAGCTACGATCTCGCGGCGGCCGCCCGCGGCGACTCGCTCGCCCGCCAGCCGGAATGGCCCGATGGCATCGGCCGGCTCCTCGCCGCTCCGTCCGGGCCGGCAGACCCGGCTTCGCCCCGCCCCCGCCCTGCCGCCTCTGCGGGGCACGCCGCGCCTGCCGCTCCAACGCCACTGGCCGACTATATCGAACTCGTGCGGAGCCTCGCCGACACCGACGCCAGCGCCCCCGCCGCCTCCTCTCCCTCCCCTGCTGCTCCCCTGCGGATGTATCCCGGTTCGCCGCGCATCGTGCAGGCGTTGCTGCGTCCGCAGGACCGGATGACGCTTTGCGAGAAAGAACCCGGCGAGGCGGCCGCCTTGCAGGCGGAGTTTCGTCACCTGCCGCGCGTTTCGGTGCAGGCGCTCGACGGCTATACGGGAATCCGCGCCCATCTGCCTCCCCCCGAGCGACGCGCCCTGGTGCTGATCGATCCTCCCTACGAGGCGCAGGACGAACTGCAAAAAGTTGCCGCCGCCCTCCGCGAAGGCGTGCGACGGTTGCCGGGAGGGGTGTTTGCCGTCTGGTATCCCTTGACCGGGCGGGCGGGTACGGAGGCGTTTTTTACCGATCTGGCCCGCGCCTCTTCGCCTCCCCTTTTCGCTGTCGAACTGACGGTTGCCGGCGACCCGGAGGCCGCGGCGGCGGGCCTGTCGCTGCGAGGATGCGGCCTTGCGGTGCTCAATCCGCCGTGGGGAATCGCGCCGGTGCTCGAGTCACTCGCGGTGGACCTGGCGAGGCTGTTGGCGCGCCATCCCGGGGGCAGAGGAACCCTGAACTGGATCGTGCCGGAGGCATAG
- a CDS encoding LysR family transcriptional regulator — protein sequence MNPIIDSKKLLAFHTLSQVLSFTATARELNLTQSAISHAIAGLEKDLGVRLFNRLGRTVTITEAGSCLLVHTKAILEEMTRTRESLAGLKNSGME from the coding sequence ATGAACCCGATCATCGACAGCAAAAAGCTCCTCGCCTTCCACACCCTCAGTCAGGTCCTCAGCTTCACCGCGACCGCCAGGGAACTGAATCTCACGCAATCGGCCATCAGCCATGCCATCGCCGGGCTGGAAAAGGATCTCGGCGTAAGGCTGTTCAACCGCCTCGGAAGAACCGTCACGATCACGGAGGCCGGAAGCTGCCTTCTGGTCCACACGAAGGCGATCCTTGAAGAAATGACCAGAACCCGGGAAAGTCTGGCCGGGCTGAAAAATAGCGGCATGGAATGA